In one window of Azotobacter salinestris DNA:
- the ilvD gene encoding dihydroxy-acid dehydratase: MPDYRSKTSTFGRNMAGARALWRATGMKDEDFKKPIIAVANSFTQFVPGHVHLKDLGQLVCREIEKAGGVAKEFDTIAVDDGIAMGHDGMLYSLPSREIIADSVEYMVNAHCADALVCISNCDKITPGMLMAALRLNIPVVFVSGGPMEAGKTKLASHGLDLVDAMVAAADASCSDEKVEEYERSACPTCGSCSGMFTANSMNCLTEALGLSLPGNGTTLATHSDREQLFLRAGRLIVELCQRYYGEGDESVLPRSIASVKAFENAMTLDIAMGGSTNTILHLLAAAQEAEVDFDLRDIDHLSRRVPQLCKVAPNIQKYHMEDVHRAGGIFAILGELARGGLLHTDVPTVHSPSMHDAIAQWDITQTRDEAVHTFFKAGPAGIPSQVAFSQSTRWPSLDTDRFEGCIRSVENAYSQEGGLAVLYGNIALDGCVVKTAGVDESILVFEGTAKIFESQDAAVKGILADEVKPGDVVVIRYEGPKGGPGMQEMLYPTSYLKSKGLGKQCALLTDGRFSGGTSGLSIGHASPEAAAGGAIGLVEDGDKILIDIPNRSINLLVSDEELKARRLHQDHKGWKPAAPRARKVSTALKAYALLATSADKGAVRNKALLDD, translated from the coding sequence ATGCCTGACTATCGCTCGAAAACCTCCACCTTCGGCCGCAACATGGCCGGCGCCCGCGCGCTGTGGCGCGCCACCGGGATGAAGGACGAGGACTTCAAGAAGCCGATCATCGCCGTCGCCAACTCCTTCACCCAGTTCGTGCCCGGCCATGTGCACCTGAAGGACCTCGGCCAACTGGTCTGCCGCGAGATCGAGAAGGCCGGCGGCGTGGCCAAGGAATTCGACACCATCGCCGTGGACGACGGCATCGCCATGGGCCACGACGGCATGCTCTATTCGCTGCCGTCGCGCGAGATCATCGCCGACTCCGTGGAGTACATGGTCAACGCCCACTGCGCCGACGCGCTGGTGTGCATCTCCAACTGCGACAAGATCACCCCCGGCATGCTGATGGCCGCCCTGCGCCTGAATATCCCGGTGGTGTTCGTCTCCGGCGGACCGATGGAAGCCGGCAAGACCAAGCTGGCCAGCCACGGCCTCGACCTGGTCGACGCCATGGTCGCCGCCGCCGACGCCAGCTGCTCCGACGAGAAGGTCGAGGAGTACGAGCGCAGCGCCTGCCCGACCTGCGGCAGCTGCTCGGGCATGTTCACCGCCAACTCGATGAACTGCCTGACCGAGGCCCTCGGCCTGTCGCTGCCGGGCAACGGCACCACCCTGGCCACCCACAGCGACCGCGAGCAGCTGTTCCTGCGCGCCGGCCGGCTGATCGTCGAACTCTGCCAGCGCTACTACGGCGAAGGCGACGAATCGGTGCTGCCGCGCTCGATCGCCAGCGTCAAGGCGTTCGAGAACGCCATGACCCTGGACATCGCCATGGGCGGCTCGACCAACACCATCCTGCACCTGCTGGCCGCCGCCCAGGAGGCCGAGGTCGACTTCGACCTGCGCGACATCGACCACCTGTCGCGCCGCGTGCCGCAGCTGTGCAAGGTCGCGCCGAACATCCAGAAGTACCACATGGAAGACGTGCACCGCGCCGGCGGCATCTTCGCCATCCTCGGCGAACTGGCCCGCGGCGGCCTGCTGCACACCGACGTGCCGACCGTGCACAGCCCGAGCATGCACGACGCCATCGCCCAGTGGGACATCACCCAGACCCGGGACGAGGCCGTGCACACCTTCTTCAAGGCGGGTCCGGCGGGCATCCCGTCCCAGGTCGCGTTCAGCCAGTCGACCCGCTGGCCGAGCCTCGACACCGACCGCTTCGAGGGCTGCATCCGCAGCGTCGAGAATGCCTACTCCCAGGAGGGCGGCCTGGCCGTGCTCTACGGCAACATCGCCCTGGACGGCTGCGTGGTGAAGACCGCCGGCGTGGACGAATCCATCCTGGTGTTCGAAGGCACGGCGAAGATCTTCGAGAGCCAGGACGCCGCGGTGAAGGGCATCCTCGCCGACGAGGTGAAGCCCGGCGACGTGGTGGTGATCCGCTACGAAGGCCCGAAAGGCGGCCCGGGCATGCAGGAAATGCTCTACCCGACCTCGTATCTGAAGTCCAAGGGACTCGGCAAGCAGTGCGCCCTGCTCACCGACGGCCGCTTCTCCGGCGGCACCTCGGGCCTCTCCATCGGCCACGCCTCGCCGGAAGCGGCCGCGGGCGGCGCCATCGGCCTGGTCGAGGACGGCGACAAGATCCTCATCGACATCCCCAACCGCAGCATCAACCTGCTGGTGTCCGACGAGGAGCTGAAGGCCCGCCGCCTGCACCAGGACCACAAGGGCTGGAAGCCGGCCGCGCCGCGCGCGCGCAAGGTCAGCACCGCGCTGAAGGCCTACGCCCTGCTCGCCACCAGCGCCGACAAGGGCGCGGTGCGCAACAAGGCGCTGCTCGACGACTGA
- a CDS encoding IS1182 family transposase translates to MKRFIEEASRTQVSLLPECLEDFVAEDNPIRVVEAFVEQLDLATLEFDGVAPAATGRPSYHPAVLLKIYLYGYLNRIHSSRRLERECQRNLELMWLTGRLAPDFKTIADFRRDNGKAIRNVCRQFVVLCRQLDLFSQSLVAIDGSKFKAVNNRDRNFTPGKIRARMEQIERSIERYLAAMDTADRTQSDVAEAKASRLQDKLEKLQQQMQALKEMEQQLREAPDGQISLTDPDARSMATSGRGTGVVGYNVQTAVDTQHHLIVAHEVTNVGHDRSALATIAGQARSAIGVEDLTVVADRGYFKGEEILACDRSGITVYVPKPLTSNSKADGRFGKQDFVYVPEKNEYRCPAGQSLIYRYTNLEAGLTTHAYWSSNCKQCAIRSQCTSEPFRRVRRWEHEDVIDAMQRRLDHQPEMMGIRRQTVEHPFGTLKHWMGATHFLTKTMPRVSTEMSLHVLAYNLKRLMSILGIRGAVAALQS, encoded by the coding sequence ATGAAGCGATTCATCGAGGAGGCAAGCCGGACGCAGGTCAGTTTGCTGCCCGAATGCCTGGAGGATTTCGTTGCCGAGGACAACCCGATTCGGGTGGTCGAAGCTTTCGTCGAGCAACTCGATCTGGCGACCCTGGAATTCGATGGGGTGGCGCCCGCGGCAACCGGACGGCCGTCCTACCACCCCGCGGTGCTGCTGAAGATCTACCTCTACGGTTACCTCAACCGCATCCACTCCAGCCGGCGCCTGGAGCGCGAATGTCAGCGCAACCTCGAACTGATGTGGCTGACCGGGCGGCTGGCGCCGGACTTCAAAACCATCGCCGACTTCCGCCGCGACAACGGCAAAGCCATCCGCAATGTCTGCCGGCAGTTCGTCGTGCTCTGTCGTCAACTCGACCTGTTCTCGCAGTCGCTGGTGGCCATCGACGGCAGCAAGTTCAAAGCCGTCAACAACCGTGATCGCAACTTCACTCCGGGCAAGATCCGCGCCCGCATGGAGCAGATCGAGAGAAGCATCGAGCGCTATCTAGCGGCGATGGATACCGCCGACCGGACGCAATCCGATGTCGCCGAAGCCAAGGCCAGCCGCCTGCAGGACAAGCTCGAAAAGCTCCAGCAGCAGATGCAGGCACTCAAGGAAATGGAGCAGCAGTTGCGTGAAGCACCGGACGGACAGATCTCTCTGACCGATCCAGATGCGCGCTCCATGGCCACCAGTGGCAGAGGCACCGGCGTAGTCGGCTACAACGTGCAGACGGCCGTCGATACTCAGCATCACCTCATCGTCGCCCATGAGGTCACCAATGTCGGCCATGATCGCTCCGCACTGGCGACAATAGCCGGGCAGGCGCGTAGCGCCATCGGGGTTGAAGACCTTACCGTCGTCGCCGACCGTGGTTATTTCAAGGGCGAAGAAATACTTGCCTGCGACCGATCTGGCATCACCGTCTATGTCCCTAAGCCGCTGACATCCAATAGCAAAGCGGACGGGCGCTTCGGCAAGCAGGATTTTGTGTATGTGCCGGAGAAGAATGAGTACCGCTGCCCCGCGGGGCAGAGCCTGATCTATCGCTACACGAATCTCGAGGCCGGCCTGACGACACATGCGTACTGGAGTTCGAACTGCAAGCAATGTGCAATCCGATCGCAATGCACCAGTGAGCCATTCAGGAGAGTTCGACGCTGGGAGCACGAGGACGTCATCGATGCTATGCAGCGTCGCCTCGATCATCAGCCAGAGATGATGGGCATCCGCCGCCAGACCGTCGAGCACCCGTTTGGCACGCTCAAGCACTGGATGGGCGCGACGCACTTTCTGACTAAAACGATGCCTCGGGTGAGCACGGAGATGAGCCTGCATGTGCTCGCTTACAACCTCAAACGGTTGATGAGCATCTTGGGCATCCGCGGAGCGGTGGCGGCCTTGCAGTCCTGA
- a CDS encoding helix-turn-helix domain-containing protein, translating to MKDFFPVQSASLLYRIALLVKEARLRMGIRQVDLAEQAGISLRAVRHIEAGKTEGVSLRDFMLALFTVGISDRVFQALMDDPAFDVDFLETNTSKRVRLPRSDAEDF from the coding sequence ATGAAAGACTTTTTCCCCGTGCAAAGCGCATCCCTGCTGTACCGCATAGCCCTGCTGGTGAAAGAGGCGCGTCTGCGCATGGGGATACGACAGGTTGACCTGGCAGAGCAAGCCGGGATCTCCCTTCGTGCGGTTCGGCACATCGAGGCCGGGAAAACGGAGGGCGTTTCGTTACGCGATTTCATGCTGGCGCTGTTTACTGTCGGGATTTCTGACCGGGTGTTCCAAGCGCTGATGGATGATCCCGCATTTGATGTCGATTTTCTGGAAACCAACACCAGCAAGCGCGTACGACTACCGCGTAGCGATGCAGAGGACTTCTGA
- a CDS encoding type II toxin-antitoxin system HipA family toxin: MPSAYIYMECPITGETVTLGKLTLDGGVGTFRYAPEVVEGKCWVPDPIRFPLSAHPITVRKNGGVPGFIDDAMPDGWGERLLRRTQKGALNPIQLLLLSPNEDRAGNIMAGEYRTPRPGIGEKPMKMLEAKGLDHFIDVCAAIYDSQLTSEQLEALKIRDQRSAVGGARPKRTYRFDHKLILVKPRDKFDHYDLPAFEHACMTFAAGKGMSVARTALHRSEKGNTLLVERFDRKWSEDQKKFRRIPMMSGLTLLDAEWHAQANNGWIYAALADELYRRGAPDADRQELYRRMAYNALVGNSDDHPRNHAAIWQDGVWRLSPMYDVLPVLGEGPVQGLAMDVGIRGPLLSRANLLSHHQHFALSEEDAAGILDEVASWEPELKDHYAQHLAGAELDAAVDATSGRKLLT, translated from the coding sequence ATGCCCAGCGCCTACATCTACATGGAATGCCCGATCACGGGGGAGACGGTGACCTTGGGCAAGCTCACCCTGGACGGTGGCGTCGGCACCTTCCGATATGCGCCGGAGGTAGTGGAGGGCAAGTGCTGGGTGCCTGACCCGATTCGTTTCCCGCTGTCCGCTCACCCCATCACCGTGCGCAAGAATGGCGGTGTGCCCGGCTTCATTGACGATGCGATGCCTGACGGCTGGGGGGAGCGGCTATTGCGGCGCACACAGAAGGGCGCGCTCAATCCGATTCAGCTCTTGCTGTTGTCACCGAACGAGGATCGTGCCGGAAACATCATGGCCGGCGAGTACCGTACGCCCAGGCCGGGTATAGGCGAAAAGCCCATGAAAATGCTTGAAGCCAAGGGGCTCGACCATTTCATCGATGTCTGCGCGGCGATCTACGACAGCCAGCTGACCAGCGAACAGCTGGAGGCCCTGAAAATACGGGATCAGCGCTCGGCAGTTGGGGGAGCCAGGCCCAAGCGCACCTACCGTTTCGACCACAAGCTAATTCTGGTCAAGCCGCGCGACAAGTTCGATCACTACGACCTGCCGGCATTCGAACATGCCTGCATGACCTTTGCGGCTGGCAAGGGGATGAGCGTTGCCCGTACTGCCCTACATCGCAGTGAGAAAGGCAACACTCTCCTGGTCGAGCGATTTGACCGGAAGTGGTCTGAGGATCAGAAGAAATTTCGCCGTATTCCGATGATGAGCGGCCTGACCCTGCTTGATGCCGAATGGCATGCGCAAGCCAATAACGGATGGATTTACGCCGCGCTGGCCGATGAGCTGTACCGCAGAGGCGCGCCAGATGCCGATCGGCAGGAACTCTATCGGCGAATGGCCTACAACGCCCTGGTAGGTAACAGTGACGATCATCCGCGCAACCACGCGGCGATCTGGCAGGACGGCGTTTGGCGGCTCTCGCCCATGTACGACGTACTTCCAGTATTGGGTGAGGGCCCAGTGCAGGGGCTTGCGATGGATGTTGGAATCAGAGGCCCCCTATTGAGCCGGGCCAACCTGTTGAGTCACCACCAGCACTTTGCGCTGTCCGAGGAGGATGCGGCGGGTATTCTGGATGAGGTCGCATCCTGGGAGCCGGAGCTGAAGGATCATTATGCGCAGCACCTGGCTGGCGCCGAGCTGGATGCAGCAGTCGACGCAACCAGCGGCAGGAAGCTGCTGACCTAA
- a CDS encoding class I SAM-dependent rRNA methyltransferase, with product MSLPSLRLKANAERRLRAGHLWVYSNEVDVLATPLTAFQAGDQAILEAAGGKPLGIVALSPNNLICARLISRDLKHPLDKSLLVHRLNVALSLRERLFDAPCYRLVYGDSDLLPGLVVDRFGDHLVVQLASAAMERHKDAVVEALVQVLRPAGILFKNDSSARDAEGLERYVETAFGVVPEWVSLEENGVKFEAPVQGGQKTGWFYDHRLNRARLAPYVKGKRVLDLFSYVGGWGVQAAAFGATEVMCVDGSALALDGVERNAALNGVAEKMACVEGDVFEALKELKAAEERFDVVIADPPAFIKRKKDLKNGEATYRRLNEAAMRLLNKDGILVSASCSMHLPEDDLQNILLSSARHLDRHIQLLERGGQGPDHPVHPAIAETRYIKSLTCRILPS from the coding sequence ATGTCCCTGCCCAGCCTGCGACTGAAAGCCAACGCCGAGCGCCGCCTGCGCGCCGGCCACCTGTGGGTCTACAGCAACGAGGTGGACGTGCTCGCCACCCCGCTGACCGCCTTCCAGGCCGGCGACCAGGCGATCCTCGAAGCGGCCGGCGGCAAACCCCTCGGCATCGTCGCGCTCTCGCCGAACAACCTGATCTGCGCGCGGCTGATCTCCCGCGACCTCAAGCACCCGCTGGACAAGTCGCTCCTGGTGCATCGCCTCAACGTCGCCCTCTCCCTGCGCGAGCGGCTGTTCGACGCGCCCTGCTACCGCCTGGTCTACGGCGACTCCGACCTGCTGCCCGGCCTGGTGGTGGACCGCTTCGGCGACCATCTGGTGGTGCAGCTCGCCTCCGCCGCCATGGAGCGCCACAAGGACGCCGTGGTCGAGGCCCTGGTGCAGGTGCTGAGGCCCGCCGGCATCCTGTTCAAGAACGACTCCAGCGCCCGCGATGCCGAAGGCCTGGAACGCTACGTCGAGACCGCTTTCGGCGTGGTGCCGGAGTGGGTTTCGCTGGAGGAGAACGGCGTGAAGTTCGAGGCCCCGGTGCAGGGCGGGCAGAAGACCGGCTGGTTCTACGACCACCGCCTGAACCGCGCGCGCCTGGCGCCCTACGTCAAGGGCAAGCGGGTGCTCGACCTGTTCAGCTACGTCGGCGGCTGGGGCGTGCAGGCCGCGGCGTTCGGCGCCACCGAAGTGATGTGCGTGGACGGCTCGGCGCTGGCGCTGGACGGCGTCGAGCGCAACGCCGCGCTGAACGGCGTGGCCGAGAAGATGGCCTGCGTCGAGGGGGACGTGTTCGAAGCCCTGAAGGAGCTGAAGGCCGCCGAGGAACGCTTCGACGTGGTCATCGCCGACCCGCCGGCGTTCATCAAGCGCAAGAAGGACCTGAAGAACGGCGAGGCCACCTACCGCCGCCTCAACGAGGCAGCCATGCGTCTGCTCAACAAGGACGGCATCCTGGTCAGCGCCTCCTGTTCGATGCACCTGCCGGAGGACGACCTGCAGAATATCCTCCTCTCCAGCGCCCGCCACCTCGACCGCCACATCCAGCTGCTCGAACGCGGCGGCCAGGGCCCGGACCATCCGGTGCACCCGGCCATCGCCGAAACCCGCTACATCAAGAGCCTGACCTGCCGGATTCTGCCGAGTTGA